A region of Candidatus Rokuibacteriota bacterium DNA encodes the following proteins:
- a CDS encoding efflux RND transporter periplasmic adaptor subunit: TVDSFAGQTFAGDVVQIRKAPQVIQNVVTYDVVVSAQNSELKLLPGMTANVRVVVEQKPSVLKVPNAALRFRPQGTDPDGGPRAGQGAQARSARGPAPDGLAGRVWIAGPEGKPQPVPIRLGITDGSFTELLEGDLREGQELIVGTTERPGPRPGGNSRSGPRFRL, translated from the coding sequence ACCGTGGACTCCTTCGCGGGCCAGACCTTCGCCGGCGACGTCGTGCAGATCCGGAAGGCGCCCCAGGTGATTCAGAACGTGGTGACCTACGACGTGGTAGTCTCCGCTCAGAACTCTGAGCTCAAGCTCTTGCCCGGAATGACAGCCAACGTGCGGGTCGTTGTGGAGCAGAAGCCGAGCGTGCTGAAGGTCCCCAACGCGGCGCTCCGCTTCCGCCCCCAGGGGACCGACCCCGACGGCGGGCCGCGGGCGGGCCAAGGCGCCCAGGCCCGGAGCGCCCGGGGACCGGCGCCCGACGGGCTCGCGGGGCGGGTCTGGATCGCGGGCCCTGAGGGCAAGCCCCAGCCTGTGCCCATCCGGCTCGGGATCACGGACGGGAGCTTCACCGAACTGCTGGAGGGGGACCTCCGCGAAGGCCAGGAGCTCATCGTGGGGACCACCGAGCGCCCCGGTCCCCGGCCCGGCGGGAACAGCCGCAGCGGCCCGCGGTTCAGGCTCTAG
- a CDS encoding ABC transporter ATP-binding protein: protein MADLLIETQGLVKDYRLGTHVVHALRGVSVRIRAGEFVAVMGPSGSGKSTFMNLLGCLDTPTAGRYLFEGEDVSNLSRDQLARIRNRNIGFVFQTFNLLPRMSALENVELPLLYNGAAPRERRPKAQAKLRAVGLADREHHHPAQLTGGQQQRVAIARALINDPLLILADEPTGNLDTRTSVELLALFQELNRGGITIVLVTHEADIARYTRRILTFRDGKLIGDAPMAEPKDARALEATLPPEESEA from the coding sequence ATGGCCGACCTCCTCATCGAGACCCAGGGGCTCGTCAAGGACTACCGGCTCGGGACCCACGTGGTCCACGCGCTCAGAGGCGTGTCGGTCCGGATCCGGGCCGGCGAGTTCGTCGCCGTGATGGGCCCGTCGGGCTCAGGCAAGTCCACGTTCATGAACCTCCTGGGCTGCCTCGACACCCCGACCGCTGGCCGATACCTCTTCGAGGGCGAGGACGTCTCCAATCTCAGCCGGGACCAGCTGGCGCGGATCCGGAATCGAAATATCGGGTTCGTGTTTCAGACCTTCAACCTGCTGCCCAGGATGAGTGCCCTGGAGAACGTGGAACTGCCGCTGCTCTACAACGGCGCCGCGCCCCGCGAGCGCCGGCCCAAGGCCCAGGCCAAGCTTCGGGCTGTGGGCCTGGCCGACCGCGAGCATCACCACCCTGCCCAGCTGACCGGAGGGCAACAGCAGCGGGTCGCGATTGCTCGCGCCCTGATTAACGACCCGCTCCTGATCCTGGCTGACGAGCCCACGGGCAACCTCGACACGCGCACCAGCGTGGAGCTGCTGGCCCTGTTCCAGGAGTTGAACCGGGGCGGGATCACCATTGTTCTCGTCACCCATGAGGCTGACATCGCCCGGTACACCCGGCGGATCCTCACGTTCCGCGACGGCAAGCTGATCGGGGACGCGCCCATGGCCGAGCCGAAGGACGCCCGGGCGCTCGAGGCCACGCTCCCCCCCGAGGAATCGGAGGCATGA
- a CDS encoding ABC transporter permease: protein MLGIIIGVGAVITMVAVGAGAQARVAEQIQSLGSNLIIVLSGTVTSGGVRLGHGTQLTITEDDAWAIQREVSSVQAAAPSMRGSGQVVYGNLNWSTIVQGVTPEFFEAREWGLVTGKPLTQEDVDGATKVALLGETVLQNLFGDSDPLGQVIRIRKVPFTVIGVLERKGQSTWGQDQDDIILMPLSTAKKKVMVVIQANARAVSAISIKVRDGSDMKEPEQQIRALLRQRHRLQPYQDDDFWLRNLSEVLQTQEESSRVLTMLLAAIASVSLLVGGIGIMNIMLVSVTERTREIGLRMAVGARSRDILAQFLVEAVTLSLIGGGIGIGGGLAGSYSIAYFAEWRTLIQPDAILLAFGFAGAVGIFFGFYPARKASRLDPIEALRYE, encoded by the coding sequence ATGCTGGGGATTATCATCGGCGTGGGCGCGGTCATCACCATGGTGGCGGTAGGGGCCGGGGCCCAGGCCCGGGTGGCCGAGCAGATCCAGAGCCTGGGCTCCAACCTCATCATCGTGCTCTCCGGCACCGTGACCTCCGGCGGGGTGCGCCTTGGCCACGGCACCCAGCTCACCATCACAGAGGATGATGCCTGGGCCATCCAGCGGGAAGTCTCGAGCGTCCAGGCCGCCGCACCTTCTATGCGGGGGAGCGGCCAGGTGGTGTACGGAAACCTCAACTGGTCCACCATCGTCCAGGGGGTGACGCCGGAGTTCTTCGAGGCGCGCGAATGGGGGCTGGTGACGGGCAAGCCCTTGACTCAGGAGGACGTCGACGGGGCCACCAAAGTCGCGCTCCTCGGCGAAACGGTGCTGCAGAACCTGTTTGGCGACTCCGATCCGCTGGGCCAGGTGATCCGGATCCGGAAGGTGCCCTTCACCGTCATCGGGGTGCTGGAGCGCAAAGGGCAGTCGACCTGGGGGCAGGATCAGGACGACATCATCCTGATGCCGCTCTCCACCGCAAAAAAGAAGGTGATGGTAGTGATCCAGGCCAACGCCCGGGCGGTGAGCGCCATCTCGATCAAGGTCCGCGACGGCAGCGACATGAAGGAACCCGAGCAGCAGATCCGCGCCCTCCTTCGCCAGCGGCACCGCCTCCAGCCGTACCAGGACGACGACTTCTGGCTCAGAAACCTCTCCGAGGTCCTCCAGACTCAGGAGGAGTCCTCGCGGGTTCTCACGATGCTCCTGGCCGCCATCGCCTCGGTCTCGCTCCTGGTGGGCGGCATCGGGATCATGAATATCATGCTGGTCTCCGTGACAGAGAGAACTCGGGAGATCGGTCTTAGGATGGCAGTGGGAGCCCGGAGCCGAGACATCCTGGCCCAGTTCCTGGTGGAAGCCGTCACCCTGTCGCTGATCGGCGGCGGAATCGGAATCGGGGGGGGCCTGGCCGGCTCTTACAGCATCGCCTATTTCGCCGAGTGGCGCACCCTGATCCAGCCCGACGCGATCCTCCTCGCCTTCGGCTTTGCCGGGGCGGTGGGAATCTTCTTCGGCTTCTACCCGGCCCGAAAGGCCTCCCGCCTGGACCCCATCGAGGCGCTCCGGTATGAGTAA
- a CDS encoding type II toxin-antitoxin system VapC family toxin, giving the protein MPLPRRVFCDTSFFYACFDPDDAHHARAEELVAEATASGTALTVTWDIISETVTLLRYRRNFQAALAFLNELKPQLRIVTYGDRARHEAEQVFRQYGRERRLSFCDAISFVVIATLLDHMPCLAFDEDFRSLGLTVIV; this is encoded by the coding sequence ATGCCGCTGCCGCGCCGCGTGTTCTGCGACACCTCGTTCTTTTACGCCTGTTTCGACCCGGACGACGCCCACCACGCGCGGGCCGAAGAGCTCGTGGCCGAGGCAACAGCGTCTGGGACCGCTCTTACCGTCACCTGGGACATCATCAGCGAGACGGTGACGCTCCTCCGGTACCGGCGGAACTTCCAAGCGGCGCTGGCTTTTCTCAACGAGCTGAAACCTCAACTCCGCATCGTCACGTACGGTGATCGGGCACGACATGAAGCCGAGCAGGTCTTTCGCCAGTACGGACGGGAGCGCCGCCTCTCGTTCTGCGACGCCATCTCTTTCGTCGTGATCGCCACGCTGCTCGACCACATGCCCTGCCTGGCCTTCGATGAGGATTTCCGCAGCCTCGGCCTGACGGTCATTGTCTGA
- a CDS encoding DUF5615 family PIN-like protein has protein sequence MRIKLDENLGPRIAQIFRDAGHDIATVRDQSLEGIQDEALYERCRQEERCLVSLDLDFSNVLRFPPEPTAGLAVLRPTGRPTLATLNTLARQMVQALSTAPITGRLWIIELGRVRIHELPGEKE, from the coding sequence ATGAGGATTAAACTGGATGAAAACCTTGGCCCGAGAATCGCTCAGATCTTCCGCGATGCCGGCCACGACATCGCCACGGTCCGGGACCAGAGCCTCGAGGGAATCCAAGATGAGGCGCTCTACGAGCGATGTCGCCAGGAAGAACGATGCCTGGTGAGTCTTGACCTTGACTTCAGTAACGTCCTTCGTTTTCCGCCCGAGCCCACCGCCGGCCTCGCCGTGCTGAGACCGACGGGGCGGCCGACTCTCGCCACGCTGAATACTCTCGCTCGCCAGATGGTGCAAGCCCTTTCGACCGCGCCTATCACTGGCCGCCTGTGGATCATCGAGCTGGGGCGGGTTCGAATTCACGAACTCCCCGGCGAGAAGGAATAG
- a CDS encoding DUF433 domain-containing protein, with translation MRRQELLERISIDPNVCFGKPCIRGTRIWVSLILDNLVEGVSEKELLEEYPQLTPEDIRAAIAYGAEMARERFVEIPLEKRA, from the coding sequence ATGAGACGACAAGAGCTTCTCGAACGAATTTCCATCGACCCCAACGTCTGTTTCGGGAAACCGTGCATTCGAGGCACCCGGATCTGGGTGTCGCTCATTCTCGATAACCTCGTAGAGGGTGTCAGCGAGAAAGAGCTACTCGAAGAGTACCCCCAACTGACGCCGGAAGACATCAGGGCCGCCATTGCTTATGGAGCTGAAATGGCCCGCGAGCGCTTCGTGGAGATCCCCCTAGAGAAGCGAGCATGA
- a CDS encoding WYL domain-containing transcriptional regulator — MSRNAQAIRQLSLLRQLETTRGATLQDLANTLPDDSRKHLRTIRRDLEALEAVGFPLVTERVDGQTRWKLIEGYRHIPALTFSPTELMALTFSRHLLKPLEGTQIQASLDSALNKAAAALPPPGLAYVRQLQDLFSVGLGPHKTYRHHRHTIDQLTRAISQARTVQMRYYSASRNTTTRREVDPYRLWYAGGALYLIAYDHRRREVRLFAVDRIRSLTLTDHPYQMPLGFDVDAYVQDALVIMRGKPIAIELLFAKPTAAWVKDRLWHPSQHFTQLKDGRLRMTLQVADTRELVGWILSFGSGVRVMRPDALRTQVREEARKIVRGATAPQR; from the coding sequence ATGTCACGGAATGCCCAGGCGATCCGCCAACTGTCTCTGCTCCGGCAACTGGAGACCACCCGTGGTGCGACCCTTCAAGACCTGGCGAACACCCTGCCGGACGACTCCCGCAAACATCTGCGGACGATCCGCCGGGACCTCGAGGCCCTTGAGGCCGTCGGCTTTCCTCTCGTTACGGAGCGGGTGGACGGGCAGACGCGCTGGAAGCTCATCGAGGGCTACCGTCACATCCCCGCCCTCACGTTTTCGCCGACCGAACTGATGGCCCTCACGTTCAGCCGTCACCTGCTGAAGCCGCTGGAAGGCACCCAGATTCAGGCCTCCCTTGACTCCGCCCTGAACAAGGCCGCTGCAGCCCTGCCGCCTCCAGGGCTTGCCTACGTCAGACAGCTCCAGGACCTCTTCTCGGTGGGACTCGGACCTCACAAAACCTACCGCCACCACCGCCACACCATTGACCAGCTCACTCGGGCCATCTCCCAGGCGCGCACCGTCCAGATGCGGTACTACTCGGCCTCCCGGAACACGACCACCCGGCGCGAGGTCGATCCCTACCGCCTCTGGTATGCGGGCGGAGCCCTTTACCTCATTGCCTATGACCATCGGCGCCGGGAAGTACGTCTCTTCGCCGTGGATCGCATCCGATCCCTCACCCTCACTGACCACCCCTACCAGATGCCCCTGGGCTTCGACGTCGACGCCTACGTGCAGGACGCGCTGGTGATCATGCGAGGGAAGCCGATCGCGATAGAACTCCTGTTCGCCAAGCCCACGGCCGCCTGGGTCAAAGATCGGCTCTGGCACCCGAGCCAGCATTTCACCCAGCTCAAAGACGGGCGGTTAAGGATGACCTTGCAGGTGGCAGATACCCGCGAACTGGTGGGGTGGATCCTGAGCTTCGGGAGCGGCGTCCGCGTGATGCGACCCGACGCGCTGCGGACGCAGGTGAGGGAAGAGGCGCGGAAGATCGTTCGGGGAGCGACCGCTCCACAGCGATGA
- a CDS encoding type II toxin-antitoxin system VapC family toxin: MTRVMLDTSAYSAFMRGHPEIKLAFQRAEEIYLNPIILGELLAGFARGKHTRKNERELRTFLTSPRVELVDVNEETAERYAVILDSLWRAGTPIPTNDIWIAASAMQYGLHVLTTDAHYQKVTQVIVDYVGPSRLEE; encoded by the coding sequence ATGACGCGGGTCATGCTGGATACTTCAGCCTACTCAGCGTTTATGAGAGGTCATCCGGAGATCAAGCTAGCTTTCCAGCGGGCTGAAGAGATCTACCTCAATCCGATCATCCTGGGAGAATTGCTTGCCGGTTTCGCGAGAGGGAAGCACACAAGGAAGAATGAGCGGGAACTCAGGACATTTCTCACATCGCCGCGCGTGGAGCTGGTGGATGTTAATGAGGAGACGGCCGAGCGGTACGCAGTGATCCTCGATTCGCTCTGGCGCGCCGGAACCCCTATACCGACCAACGATATCTGGATCGCCGCGAGTGCCATGCAGTACGGGCTGCACGTACTGACCACCGACGCCCATTATCAGAAAGTGACCCAGGTGATTGTGGACTATGTTGGTCCATCCCGACTAGAGGAGTAG
- a CDS encoding acyl-CoA dehydrogenase family protein: MDFKLSPQEEAFRDRLRRWLEVNAPGDWAKLRNRFATREEQIDFLKDWQKRLYEAGYVGLHWPTEYGGRGASIMEQAIFYEEMARARAPELPNVIGLDMAGPAIIHHGSEAQKKRYLPKILSAEEIWCQGFSEPNAGSDLAALETRAERRNGSFVVNGQKVWTSYAHYAQWCILLTRTDPKAPKHKGLTYFLVDMRSPGVTVRPLRQMSGDAEFNETFFENVEVPAENILGRENGGWDVAITTLMFERGPRTLPRQLILRQGIDAAIELARRLDRYGRKASQDPMIRQRLAQFYIDSHALRYSNFRTLTKLLRGEPPGPEGSASKLFFSETWQHLLELILELEGPYALLWEGTDWAVEGGYWQFRHLRSRGDTIAAGTSEIMRNIIGERVLGLPKG, encoded by the coding sequence ATGGACTTCAAGCTCTCGCCCCAGGAAGAGGCGTTCCGGGATCGGCTGCGCCGCTGGCTCGAGGTCAATGCTCCGGGCGACTGGGCCAAGCTCAGGAACCGGTTCGCCACCCGGGAGGAGCAGATCGACTTCCTCAAGGACTGGCAGAAGAGGCTCTACGAGGCGGGCTACGTCGGCCTCCACTGGCCGACGGAGTACGGTGGGCGCGGCGCCAGCATCATGGAGCAGGCGATCTTCTACGAGGAGATGGCGCGCGCCCGGGCGCCCGAGCTCCCGAACGTGATCGGTCTGGACATGGCCGGTCCCGCCATCATCCACCACGGGAGCGAAGCGCAGAAGAAGCGCTACCTGCCGAAGATCCTGTCGGCGGAGGAGATCTGGTGCCAGGGCTTCTCCGAGCCCAACGCGGGCTCGGACCTGGCCGCCCTGGAGACCCGCGCCGAGCGGCGGAACGGCAGCTTCGTCGTCAACGGCCAGAAGGTCTGGACCTCCTACGCCCACTACGCCCAGTGGTGCATCCTGCTGACGCGCACCGACCCGAAGGCGCCCAAGCACAAGGGGCTGACCTACTTCCTGGTCGACATGCGGAGCCCGGGGGTGACGGTCAGGCCGCTCCGCCAGATGAGCGGCGATGCCGAGTTCAACGAGACGTTCTTCGAGAACGTCGAGGTGCCGGCGGAGAACATCCTCGGGCGCGAGAACGGCGGCTGGGACGTCGCCATCACCACGCTCATGTTCGAGCGCGGGCCGCGGACGCTCCCGCGCCAGCTCATCCTCCGCCAGGGGATCGACGCCGCGATCGAGCTGGCGCGGCGCCTCGACCGCTATGGGCGGAAGGCTTCCCAGGACCCCATGATCCGCCAGCGCCTGGCCCAGTTCTATATCGACAGCCACGCCCTCAGGTACTCGAACTTCCGCACGCTGACGAAGCTGCTCCGCGGCGAGCCGCCCGGGCCCGAGGGCTCGGCCTCCAAGCTCTTCTTCAGCGAGACCTGGCAGCACCTCCTCGAGCTGATCCTCGAGCTGGAAGGCCCCTACGCGCTCCTCTGGGAGGGGACCGACTGGGCGGTCGAGGGCGGCTACTGGCAGTTCCGCCACCTCCGCTCGCGCGGCGACACCATCGCCGCCGGCACCTCGGAAATCATGCGCAACATCATCGGCGAGCGCGTCCTCGGCCTGCCGAAGGGGTAG
- a CDS encoding ABC transporter permease, protein MFLSSLAEMTQWGLRGASLARRRVVGLRLGSVLLFLALWSLASGVVVLLKLFNPIFLPGPWLVLGKVIELGANGQLWGHVAATLQRVALGFSTGALLALSLGLPAGYFPWLRNLLEPVVEMFRPIPPLAMLPLFIVWVGIGETSKVGFITYATFFPVFLTTVHAVQQVDPLLLRAAASLGATRPQLFFRVILPAALPEILTGIRLGVALAFFVIVISEFIAAEQGLGYLINDGRNFFLVPQMLGAAVVLGLLGYGSSALIALLERRLLRWEQATSR, encoded by the coding sequence TTGTTCCTGAGCAGCCTGGCCGAGATGACCCAGTGGGGCCTTCGTGGCGCGTCGCTCGCGCGCCGGCGCGTGGTCGGGCTGCGCCTGGGCTCGGTGCTCCTCTTCCTCGCGCTCTGGAGCCTCGCTTCCGGCGTCGTCGTCCTCCTGAAGCTCTTCAACCCGATCTTCCTGCCGGGGCCGTGGCTCGTGCTGGGCAAGGTCATCGAGCTGGGCGCCAACGGCCAGCTCTGGGGCCACGTCGCCGCCACGCTCCAGCGCGTCGCGCTCGGCTTCAGCACGGGCGCGCTGCTCGCGCTCTCCCTCGGGCTCCCGGCCGGCTACTTCCCGTGGCTGCGCAACCTCCTCGAACCCGTCGTCGAGATGTTCAGACCGATCCCGCCCCTCGCCATGCTGCCCCTCTTCATCGTCTGGGTCGGCATCGGCGAGACATCCAAGGTCGGCTTCATCACCTACGCGACGTTCTTCCCCGTCTTCCTGACGACCGTCCACGCCGTCCAGCAGGTCGATCCGCTCCTCCTCCGGGCCGCGGCGAGCCTCGGGGCGACCCGGCCCCAGCTCTTCTTCCGCGTCATCCTCCCGGCCGCGCTCCCCGAGATCCTGACCGGCATCCGGCTCGGCGTCGCGCTCGCGTTCTTCGTCATCGTGATCTCCGAGTTCATCGCCGCCGAGCAGGGGCTCGGCTACCTGATCAACGACGGGCGGAACTTCTTCCTGGTGCCGCAGATGCTCGGTGCCGCCGTCGTGCTGGGCCTCCTGGGCTACGGGTCGAGCGCGCTCATCGCGCTGCTCGAGCGTCGGCTCCTGCGCTGGGAGCAGGCGACCTCCCGATGA
- a CDS encoding ABC transporter ATP-binding protein, giving the protein MSAAGGARIQIEGVGKTFASSGRSHPALIDITLEVAPGELLCLLGPSGCGKSTLLNIIAGFIPPTTGRVLVDGEPVTGPGPERGVVFQEYVLFPWLTVAQNVEFGPRLRGVDALEREKLAARYLDMVGLTSHADKFPLQLSGGMKQRVAIARALANNPSIVLMDEPFGALDAQTREIMQEELSRIQRVEPKTIVFVTHSIREAVYLADRVAVMTSGPGRIRQVFTIKLPESRERFAPEFTRYESELTRVVKEEVAKVRE; this is encoded by the coding sequence ATGAGCGCGGCGGGCGGCGCGCGCATCCAGATCGAGGGCGTGGGGAAGACCTTCGCATCTTCCGGACGCTCGCACCCGGCGCTGATCGACATCACGCTCGAGGTCGCCCCGGGAGAGCTGCTCTGCCTGCTCGGCCCGTCCGGGTGCGGCAAGTCGACCCTGCTCAACATCATCGCCGGGTTCATCCCGCCGACTACGGGACGGGTCCTCGTCGACGGCGAGCCGGTCACCGGGCCCGGGCCCGAGCGCGGGGTCGTCTTCCAGGAGTACGTGCTCTTCCCCTGGCTCACGGTGGCCCAGAACGTCGAGTTCGGCCCCCGGCTCAGGGGCGTGGACGCGTTGGAGCGGGAGAAGCTCGCAGCCCGCTACCTCGACATGGTCGGCCTGACCTCGCACGCGGACAAGTTCCCGCTCCAGCTCTCCGGCGGGATGAAGCAGCGCGTCGCGATCGCCCGGGCCCTCGCCAACAACCCCTCCATCGTCCTGATGGACGAGCCCTTCGGCGCCCTCGACGCCCAGACGCGCGAGATCATGCAGGAGGAGCTGTCCCGCATCCAGCGCGTCGAGCCGAAGACCATCGTCTTCGTGACGCATTCGATCCGGGAGGCGGTGTACCTGGCGGACCGTGTCGCGGTCATGACCTCCGGACCCGGCCGGATCAGGCAGGTCTTCACGATCAAGCTCCCCGAGTCGCGCGAGCGCTTCGCGCCCGAGTTCACCCGCTACGAGAGCGAGCTGACCCGCGTCGTGAAAGAAGAAGTCGCCAAGGTGCGCGAATGA
- a CDS encoding ABC transporter permease: MIRGVALVAVLAVWATVSYGNRAVELMNPVLLPAPDEVVRVGVDLARDGSLVRHLLTSLARVAEGFGAAAAAALVLGVLVGISTSLRLVLEPIVEFVRPIPPLAFLPMFLVWFGLGEASKVAFIGYTTFFPMFVGIAAAVLRADVMLLRAAASLGGSRLDLLRFVVLPAALPGIVVALRLGFGLALFVIVGAEFMGADAGLGHLIMEGRAFFNPAQIVMGALLLGILGSVVNALLLAGERRALRWRTLG, translated from the coding sequence ATGATCCGCGGCGTGGCCCTCGTCGCCGTGCTCGCGGTCTGGGCGACGGTCAGCTACGGCAACCGGGCCGTCGAGCTGATGAACCCGGTGCTGCTCCCCGCACCCGACGAGGTCGTGCGGGTGGGCGTGGACCTGGCGCGCGACGGCTCGCTCGTCCGCCACCTCCTCACCTCCCTGGCCCGCGTCGCCGAAGGCTTCGGCGCCGCCGCGGCAGCGGCGCTCGTGCTGGGCGTCCTGGTCGGCATCTCCACTTCGCTGCGCCTCGTCCTGGAGCCGATCGTCGAGTTCGTTCGCCCCATCCCACCCCTCGCGTTCCTGCCGATGTTCCTGGTGTGGTTCGGCCTCGGCGAGGCCTCCAAGGTGGCCTTCATCGGCTACACGACGTTCTTCCCGATGTTCGTCGGGATCGCCGCCGCGGTGCTGCGGGCCGACGTGATGCTACTGCGGGCGGCGGCGAGCCTCGGCGGCTCGCGCCTCGACCTGCTCCGCTTCGTCGTCCTCCCGGCCGCGCTCCCCGGCATCGTCGTCGCCCTCCGCCTCGGGTTCGGCCTCGCGCTCTTCGTCATCGTCGGCGCCGAGTTCATGGGCGCCGACGCCGGGCTCGGCCACCTCATCATGGAGGGCCGCGCCTTCTTCAACCCGGCCCAGATCGTCATGGGGGCTCTGCTCCTCGGAATTCTGGGCTCCGTGGTCAACGCCCTGCTGCTCGCAGGGGAACGGCGCGCGCTGCGCTGGCGCACGCTGGGGTAA
- a CDS encoding ABC transporter substrate-binding protein: MRRVILLLALLSFVGSAAVALAQAKPELGEVDAWLVRDPQMSAQFAVADQMGYFKAQGVRVNPRWYIAGTDLPSMWGAGNVHLGTATATMVVPIAAAGQAIYNIAPQSDIAGTQQVVLGKKAQELVRAPKDLEKLKIGMPKGASITMAIQSMARDTGVDFSKIQFVNLSPPDAVTALAKGDIDAMAAWAPWVFNAVKQAGGKVYFSGNRSFIPGKEGQVDWLHVHAGVVVSGKMLKENPNTLKAVLRALKKATDTLNTNREAAVKIVAREMKMDEALARDIMALNVYSMELNDKIHRGMSEFVDFLHSLGRIQQKFSPETVFYTRLLEEVEPSLVKWRAKTEIR, translated from the coding sequence ATGCGACGCGTGATCCTTCTGCTGGCACTCCTCTCCTTCGTCGGGTCGGCGGCCGTCGCGCTGGCCCAGGCCAAGCCGGAGCTGGGCGAGGTCGACGCCTGGCTCGTCCGCGACCCGCAGATGTCGGCTCAGTTCGCCGTGGCCGACCAGATGGGCTACTTCAAGGCGCAGGGCGTCAGGGTCAACCCGCGCTGGTACATCGCCGGCACCGATCTGCCGTCCATGTGGGGCGCCGGTAACGTCCACCTCGGGACGGCGACGGCGACGATGGTGGTCCCCATCGCGGCCGCCGGCCAGGCCATCTACAACATCGCCCCCCAGAGCGACATCGCCGGCACCCAGCAGGTGGTGCTGGGCAAGAAGGCGCAGGAGCTCGTGCGCGCGCCCAAGGACCTGGAGAAGCTCAAGATCGGGATGCCCAAGGGGGCGTCCATCACGATGGCGATCCAGAGCATGGCCCGGGACACGGGGGTCGACTTCTCGAAGATCCAGTTCGTGAACCTGTCGCCGCCGGACGCGGTGACCGCGCTCGCCAAGGGTGACATCGACGCGATGGCGGCCTGGGCGCCGTGGGTCTTCAACGCCGTCAAGCAGGCGGGCGGCAAGGTATACTTCAGCGGCAACCGGAGCTTCATCCCGGGCAAGGAGGGCCAGGTCGACTGGCTCCACGTCCACGCCGGCGTCGTCGTCAGCGGGAAAATGCTCAAGGAGAACCCGAACACGCTGAAGGCCGTCCTCCGCGCGCTGAAGAAGGCGACCGACACCCTGAACACGAACCGCGAGGCCGCTGTGAAGATCGTGGCCCGCGAGATGAAGATGGACGAGGCCCTTGCGCGCGACATCATGGCCCTCAACGTCTACTCGATGGAGCTGAACGACAAGATCCACCGCGGGATGAGCGAGTTCGTCGACTTCCTGCACTCGCTGGGCCGGATCCAGCAGAAGTTCTCGCCCGAGACCGTCTTCTACACCAGGCTCCTGGAGGAGGTCGAGCCGTCGCTCGTGAAGTGGCGCGCCAAGACCGAGATCCGCTGA
- a CDS encoding N-carbamoyl-D-amino-acid hydrolase: MPRYVKVAAAQLGPINEGTDRTEVVERMLALLDAAIREDVELLAYPELCLTPYFPKRIRDDSDQFFETEMPSRVVAPLFEKAREARIAFHLGYAETEGGKHYNTAILVDEDGTIFDRYRKTHLPGVTKPDGYAKVYEPYYFAHGDTGFRVFEAKKAKVGIAICQDRRYPESFRCLGLRGAEIVLSGYNTPAYPLALAHNELVLRAGAYQNSLFVVGVAKAGVEDGVELIGGSCVVDPLGQVVAKASTTGDELVAARIDLDQMLPARRRWNFFGRRHPEHYGPLTEPVKRDR, from the coding sequence ATGCCGCGCTATGTGAAAGTCGCCGCCGCCCAGCTGGGCCCGATCAACGAGGGCACGGACCGCACGGAGGTCGTCGAGCGCATGCTCGCGCTGCTGGACGCGGCGATCCGGGAGGACGTCGAGCTGCTCGCCTACCCCGAGCTCTGCCTGACGCCCTACTTCCCCAAGCGGATCCGCGACGACTCCGATCAGTTCTTCGAGACCGAGATGCCGTCCAGGGTCGTGGCGCCGCTCTTCGAGAAGGCGCGGGAGGCGCGGATCGCCTTCCACCTGGGCTACGCCGAGACGGAGGGCGGCAAGCACTACAACACCGCGATCCTCGTGGACGAGGACGGCACGATCTTCGACAGGTACCGCAAGACCCACCTCCCGGGCGTCACCAAGCCCGACGGCTACGCCAAGGTCTACGAGCCCTACTACTTCGCCCACGGCGACACCGGCTTCAGGGTCTTCGAGGCCAAGAAGGCGAAGGTCGGGATCGCGATCTGCCAGGACCGGCGGTACCCGGAATCGTTCCGCTGCCTCGGGCTGCGCGGGGCCGAGATCGTCCTGTCGGGCTACAACACCCCCGCCTACCCGCTGGCGCTCGCCCACAACGAGCTGGTGCTCCGCGCCGGTGCCTACCAGAACAGCCTGTTCGTCGTCGGCGTCGCCAAGGCCGGGGTCGAGGACGGCGTGGAGCTGATCGGCGGGAGCTGCGTCGTGGACCCGCTGGGCCAGGTCGTGGCGAAGGCCTCGACGACCGGGGATGAGCTGGTCGCGGCCCGCATCGACCTCGACCAGATGCTCCCCGCCCGCCGGCGGTGGAACTTCTTCGGCCGGCGCCATCCCGAACACTACGGCCCGCTCACCGAGCCGGTGAAGCGCGACCGATGA